Proteins from one Carassius auratus strain Wakin linkage group LG28B, ASM336829v1, whole genome shotgun sequence genomic window:
- the LOC113067703 gene encoding RING finger protein 222-like: MDEEAQDSECPVCFESFSDCTRTLSCGHHFCHDCLVRTLLNTNLNRSIKRDNILCPVCRHLTVITKLHGFTVSTDEAKRIGKTLEVPSPVFTAGSHTGGLACFCRCLSCITCRLCSRRLVYAKDASEVFIISELGRPMAEGDVIDFGTTSAMQQDYSSSGRRLCTISCCLLVLMITFTLLALVAATLPWVLLA; the protein is encoded by the coding sequence ATGGACGAGGAGGCTCAGGACAGCGAGTGTCCGGTGTGTTTCGAGAGTTTTTCGGACTGCACCAGGACGCTCAGCTGCGGGCATCACTTCTGCCATGACTGCTTAGTACGGACTCTGCTGAACACCAACCTGAACAGATCCATCAAACGGGATAATATCCTCTGCCCCGTCTGCAGACACCTGACAGTCATCACAAAGCTCCACGGATTCACAGTCTCGACGGATGAAGCCAAAAGGATCGGGAAGACACTGGAAGTACCCTCTCCTGTATTCACCGCTGGGTCTCACACCGGAGGTCTCGCCTGCTTCTGCAGGTGTCTGAGCTGTATTACATGCAGACTATGTAGTCGAAGACTTGTCTACGCTAAAGACGCTTCAGAAGTGTTCATCATCAGTGAGTTGGGTCGACCCATGGCAGAGGGTGATGTTATTGACTTTGGGACAACTTCAGCCATGCAGCAGGACTACAGCAGCAGTGGACGGAGACTTTGCACCATCTCCTGCTGCCTTCTGGTCCTAATGATCACTTTCACCTTACTGGCTCTGGTGGCTGCCACACTTCCATGGGTATTGTTGGCTTAA
- the LOC113067702 gene encoding nuclear distribution protein nudE-like 1-B, which produces MDAEMMMPKFSSKDEEIDYWKCLSFKYKKSYHDAQEELQEFQEGSRELEAELEAQLGQAEHRMRDLQSENQRLKSEVDILKEKLEQQYAQSYKQISMLEDDLVQTRGIKEQMHKYVRELEQANDDLERAKRATITSLEDFEQRLNQAIERNAFLESELDEKESLLVSVQRLKDEARDLRQELAVRERTSDVVRMSAPSSPTLDIDKTDSAVQASLSLPATPVGMSMEHPFIVSKALTNGCGSSPLTPSARISALNIVGDLLRKVGALESKLAACRNFAKDQAARKNYTTGNGNLFNSNATKFSHSLHTTYFDKTNMNGLGPGALTRTVSPPGLLPLSV; this is translated from the exons ATGGACGCAGAGATGATGATGCCCAAATTCTCCTCCAAAGACGAGGAAATCGATTACTGGAAGTGCTTGTCTTTCAAATACAAGAAGAG TTATCATGACGCTCAGGAGGAGCTGCAGGAGTTCCAGGAGGGCAGTCGTGAGCTGGAGGCCGAGCTGGAGGCGCAGCTGGGGCAGGCCGAGCACCGCATGCGAGACCTGCAGTCCGAGAACCAGAGGCTGAAGAGCGAGGTGGACATACTCAAG GAGAAACTGGAGCAGCAGTACGCTCAGAGCTATAAGCAGATCTCCATGCTGGAGGATGACCTGGTCCAGACACGCGGCATCAAGGAGCAGATGCACAAATATGTCCGAGAGCTGGAGCAGGCCAACGACGACCTGGAGAGAGCCAAGAG GGCCACCATCACCTCCCTGGAGGACTTTGAACAGAGGCTAAACCAGGCGATAGAGAGGAACGCCTTCCTGGAGAGCGAACTGGACGAGAAGGAGTCTCTGCTGGTGTCTGTGCAGAGGCTGAAAGATGAAGCTAGGG ACTTGAGGCAAGAGTTGGCTGTTCGAGAGAGGACTTCAGATGTTGTCAGGATGTCGGCCCCCAGCTCTCCCACCCTAGACATTGATAAGACCGACTCGGCAGTGCAGGCTTCCCTGTCCCTCCCAGCTACACCTGTAGGGATGAGCATGGAGCATCCTTTCATTGTTTCTAAAG CGTTGACCAATGGCTGTGGCAGCTCCCCCCTCACGCCGTCTGCACGGATCTCGGCTCTTAACATTGTTGGAGATCTTCTGCGGAAAGTTGGG GCTCTTGAGTCCAAACTAGCCGCCTGTAGGAACTTTGCCAAGGACCAGGCAGCAAGGAAAAATTACACCACAGGAAATGGAAACCTCTTCAACAGCAACGCAACCAAGTTCTCTCATTCGCTCCACACTACGTATTTTGACAAGAC GAATATGAACGGCCTGGGTCCCGGTGCGCTGACGCGGACCGTGTCTCCTCCGGGCTTGCTCCCTCTCAGCGTGTGA